From one Gemmatimonadota bacterium genomic stretch:
- a CDS encoding hemolysin family protein, translated as MAMLFWVLGVSLGVSFLMSILEAVLLSVNRSFVALLMEEGRRSGTYLNKLQQRIDEPISAILTLNTIAHTVGAAMGGALALQQFGDDWIAAFSVALTLAILLFSEIVPKTVGATYWKELAGPSAYVLRALVFLMKPILTPLSYFSRLFTRHKAHQSTVSRAELEVLAEIGRREGTLDEEEWRVVTNVMNLDKVTVGEVMTPRTDMVAIPASASVEEAKALMLDEGHLRLPAFEGSLDRISGVLLARDLWQADREGITEIRALLRQVSFAPDSKPVEDLIVEMRERRINMVIVVDEFGGTAGLATLEDLIEEIVGEIRDEHEGDEPVSFQTLGGGVMRVWGAVPLREANETLDLELPEDRFDTLGGFVFGSLNRVAEVGDEVRVDGGCFRVVKMQGRRIEFLKFTPDDGGSRDGHPRP; from the coding sequence ATGGCCATGCTCTTTTGGGTCCTGGGGGTTTCCCTCGGGGTCTCTTTCCTCATGTCGATCCTCGAGGCGGTCCTCCTCTCGGTGAACCGCTCGTTCGTGGCGCTCCTGATGGAAGAAGGGCGCCGCTCGGGCACATACCTCAACAAGCTCCAGCAGAGAATCGACGAGCCGATCTCGGCGATCCTCACTCTCAACACGATCGCCCACACGGTCGGCGCGGCGATGGGGGGTGCGCTCGCGCTCCAACAGTTCGGCGATGATTGGATCGCCGCTTTTTCGGTGGCGCTGACTCTCGCGATCCTCCTCTTCTCCGAGATCGTTCCCAAGACCGTCGGTGCCACGTACTGGAAAGAGCTGGCGGGACCAAGCGCGTACGTCTTGCGGGCGCTCGTCTTTCTCATGAAGCCGATCCTCACCCCCCTTTCCTACTTCTCCAGGCTCTTCACGCGGCACAAGGCACATCAGTCCACGGTGAGCCGGGCCGAGCTCGAGGTCCTCGCTGAAATCGGCCGCCGGGAGGGGACGCTGGACGAAGAAGAGTGGCGAGTGGTGACAAACGTCATGAACCTCGACAAGGTGACGGTCGGGGAAGTCATGACTCCCCGGACCGACATGGTCGCGATCCCCGCGAGCGCCTCCGTGGAGGAAGCGAAGGCGCTTATGCTGGACGAAGGACACCTCAGGCTCCCCGCCTTTGAGGGGAGCCTCGATCGGATCTCGGGAGTGCTCTTGGCCCGGGACCTTTGGCAGGCGGATCGCGAGGGGATCACCGAAATTCGGGCGCTCTTGCGCCAAGTTTCCTTCGCTCCCGATTCGAAGCCTGTCGAAGATCTCATCGTCGAGATGCGCGAGAGGCGGATCAACATGGTCATCGTCGTGGACGAGTTCGGCGGCACTGCCGGACTCGCAACGCTCGAGGACCTGATCGAAGAGATCGTCGGAGAGATCCGGGACGAGCATGAGGGCGACGAGCCGGTCTCGTTTCAAACTCTCGGAGGCGGGGTGATGCGCGTGTGGGGCGCAGTTCCCCTTCGCGAGGCCAATGAGACTCTGGACTTGGAGCTCCCCGAAGATCGTTTCGATACCTTGGGGGGCTTCGTGTTCGGATCCCTCAATCGGGTGGCGGAGGTGGGTGACGAGGTGCGGGTGGACGGTGGATGTTTTCGGGTCGTGAAGATGCAGGGCCGAAGAATCGAATTCCTGAAGTTCACTCCGGACGACGGAGGAAGCCGCGACGGACATCCGCGGCCTTGA
- the lspA gene encoding signal peptidase II: protein MAGWGGLIEISGNPDHAVAYFMDSMFTPKRILAGGIVLALVTLDLSTKSWALDALDGGRTLSLLGGLIPLTLAFNRGAAFSLTIGDDPRWVFVPVTLAAVVFLLVVIRQADPRDYGRVSAAAAVLGGALGNLYDRVRWDRGVVDFIGPIDLGFMLWPVFNVADTAITCGAIALAASFWREEVRIRRGREVATAKGGD, encoded by the coding sequence GTGGCGGGGTGGGGCGGGTTGATCGAGATTTCGGGCAATCCCGACCACGCCGTGGCTTATTTCATGGACTCGATGTTCACACCCAAGCGAATTCTTGCGGGGGGGATCGTCCTCGCCCTCGTCACCCTTGATCTCTCGACCAAGTCTTGGGCGCTCGATGCCCTCGACGGCGGTCGCACCCTATCGCTTCTCGGCGGGCTGATCCCCCTGACCCTGGCATTTAATCGCGGGGCGGCGTTCAGTCTGACGATCGGAGACGATCCCCGCTGGGTCTTCGTCCCGGTGACCCTGGCGGCGGTCGTTTTCCTCCTGGTCGTGATTCGCCAGGCCGATCCGCGCGACTACGGGAGGGTGAGCGCCGCGGCCGCGGTGCTGGGAGGGGCGCTGGGGAATCTGTACGACCGGGTGCGTTGGGACCGCGGCGTCGTGGACTTCATCGGTCCAATCGATCTCGGCTTCATGCTCTGGCCCGTCTTCAACGTGGCCGATACCGCGATCACCTGTGGCGCGATCGCTCTGGCCGCGTCCTTCTGGCGGGAGGAAGTGCGAATTCGCCGTGGGCGGGAAGTCGCAACGGCGAAGGGTGGGGACTGA
- a CDS encoding ABC transporter ATP-binding protein, with product MTNPVSAVRLQSLGKRYGDTIALEDVSLSVPPGSVFGLLGPNGAGKTTTIQIIMGLVRPTAGQAWIGDVPVDSPGIHAARRKVGYVPDESLLYDHLTAREFLTFIASLHGTQEEFDDRLRRGLTALGLTSTANVLIRTYSLGMKRKVALLAATLPDPKILVLDEPTGSLDAASARTVSRMIADFRDRGGAVLLATHQMELAERLSDRIGILHGGSLRFEGTPTELRVAHGRHSKEGLEEIFLRMTSDREISPDAGKPLARCLS from the coding sequence ATGACGAATCCAGTCTCTGCAGTCCGCCTGCAATCGCTCGGCAAGCGATACGGGGACACGATCGCCCTCGAGGATGTGTCTCTTAGCGTTCCGCCCGGCAGCGTCTTCGGGCTCCTCGGGCCCAATGGGGCCGGAAAGACCACAACGATTCAAATCATCATGGGACTCGTTCGGCCGACGGCCGGGCAGGCGTGGATCGGCGACGTACCGGTGGATTCTCCAGGAATCCACGCCGCGCGCCGGAAAGTGGGATACGTCCCGGACGAATCTCTGCTTTACGACCACCTGACCGCACGGGAGTTCTTGACCTTCATCGCTTCCCTTCATGGGACCCAAGAAGAGTTCGACGATCGCCTCCGTCGCGGGCTTACGGCTCTCGGCCTCACGTCCACAGCCAATGTCCTGATCCGAACTTACTCCCTGGGGATGAAGCGGAAGGTCGCCCTCCTGGCCGCAACGCTTCCCGACCCGAAGATCCTCGTTCTGGACGAACCCACGGGATCCCTCGATGCCGCGAGCGCCCGAACGGTCAGCCGGATGATCGCGGACTTTCGAGATCGCGGCGGGGCGGTGCTCCTCGCGACCCATCAAATGGAGCTCGCCGAGCGGCTCTCCGACCGGATTGGAATCCTCCACGGTGGCTCCCTTCGCTTCGAAGGCACGCCAACGGAACTCCGGGTCGCCCACGGTCGCCATTCGAAAGAGGGACTCGAGGAGATTTTCCTCCGCATGACCTCCGACCGGGAGATCTCTCCGGACGCGGGTAAGCCCTTGGCTCGGTGTCTCAGCTGA
- a CDS encoding cysteine peptidase family C39 domain-containing protein codes for MSAACPQVEATSQPSPGSTRGLWARVRRRVCPPLVRQHDQTDCGPAALLSVLRHWGGDLPLAELRDLAGTDLRGTNLVGLQRAGEAIGFVARGASGTLDELARETLPCIAHLLLPDGNTHFVVVYRVAARRVFVGDPARGRKQIPRAEFLSLWRFRSVLLLEPTPSLRRAGGSRMGWIRWLAGHCRAEPGWLVQSLFLGLASAVLGLATAVFVQWLIDRFIPERNVRMILATGFILLIVLGARAAAANLRQRFLLRLNTRVSLRLDAEFLDRLFHLPLRFFESRAVGDISARRSDGIRVQSALFELLGTMVIDGLIVLGTLLALLFLATPMVFIALGLLPLYAAYLLRSLGPLRDTQAEVLAAYSTVEATFIDHMRGIGEILALGASSPFAIRNAAEHRTFQLRAERLGGLHAGIAFASDLTGGAIVVVALVWGALYVVSGELRLGEFVAGYGLLGGMIPSIQRLTRLPSTFQEGSLSASRFRDLLLAPRPHEFGRHTFCLQRSIRLEDAHLAWNSGEAVLDGLNLSLERGESTAIVGANGAGKTTLVSVFNRMRPLTRGRLLVDEIPAETISLSSFRRGVSIVPEEVTLFRGSFADNVLLGRELGDVAKVLARLEELGFRGYLDRFPERWRTRIGEGSRRLSAGERQVVGFLRALASSPALLLVDEGLRSTDAETEEILLTIILRYREEHAVLVVSHEPRVVVRMDRVCVLDAGRIVAEAPAGQMSDEPRAHAVGLGAPIPRLDVRASISEGVRAHGSL; via the coding sequence ATGTCCGCCGCCTGTCCGCAAGTCGAAGCAACGTCCCAGCCGTCACCTGGCTCGACCCGCGGCCTTTGGGCGCGAGTCCGCCGCCGCGTGTGTCCCCCGCTCGTCCGGCAACACGACCAAACGGACTGTGGGCCCGCCGCTCTGCTGTCGGTCTTGCGGCACTGGGGAGGCGACTTGCCCCTGGCGGAGCTTCGCGACCTCGCCGGAACCGATCTTCGAGGAACGAACCTCGTGGGGCTCCAGCGCGCTGGGGAGGCGATCGGCTTCGTAGCCCGTGGTGCGTCGGGCACGCTGGATGAGCTCGCGCGGGAAACGCTCCCCTGCATCGCCCACCTGCTCCTCCCGGACGGCAACACACATTTCGTCGTCGTGTATCGCGTGGCCGCCCGCCGCGTCTTCGTGGGCGACCCGGCGCGCGGGCGGAAGCAAATTCCCCGCGCGGAGTTCTTGTCACTCTGGCGGTTTCGCTCGGTGCTCCTCCTCGAGCCGACGCCGAGTCTCCGCCGGGCCGGCGGAAGTCGAATGGGATGGATCCGGTGGCTCGCCGGACACTGCCGCGCCGAGCCGGGGTGGCTGGTGCAGTCCCTCTTTCTCGGGCTGGCGAGCGCGGTCCTGGGGCTGGCGACCGCAGTCTTTGTCCAGTGGCTGATCGATCGCTTCATTCCCGAGCGAAACGTGCGGATGATCCTGGCCACCGGATTCATCCTCCTCATCGTCCTCGGGGCGAGAGCGGCCGCCGCAAACCTTCGCCAACGCTTCTTGCTCCGACTCAACACCCGCGTGAGCCTGCGCCTCGACGCGGAGTTCCTCGATCGGCTATTTCACCTCCCCCTGAGATTCTTCGAGAGCCGGGCGGTGGGCGACATCTCCGCCCGGCGAAGTGACGGCATCCGCGTACAGTCCGCGCTTTTCGAGCTCCTGGGAACGATGGTCATCGACGGGCTCATCGTGCTCGGAACTCTTCTGGCGCTCCTGTTCCTCGCGACTCCGATGGTGTTCATCGCCTTGGGGCTCCTCCCACTGTACGCGGCCTACCTCCTTCGATCGCTGGGTCCCTTGCGGGATACGCAGGCGGAGGTACTGGCCGCGTACTCCACCGTCGAGGCGACATTCATCGACCACATGCGCGGCATCGGCGAGATCCTCGCCCTGGGTGCATCCTCCCCTTTCGCGATCCGGAACGCGGCCGAACACCGCACCTTTCAACTCCGTGCGGAGCGGCTCGGCGGGCTGCACGCGGGAATCGCTTTCGCTTCGGACCTGACGGGCGGCGCGATCGTCGTCGTGGCTCTGGTGTGGGGTGCCCTTTACGTCGTGAGTGGGGAGCTGCGTTTGGGGGAATTCGTGGCCGGCTATGGGCTTCTGGGCGGAATGATCCCCTCCATTCAGCGTCTCACGCGCCTTCCGTCGACTTTTCAGGAGGGCTCGCTCAGCGCGTCCCGTTTCCGCGACCTCCTGCTCGCGCCCCGCCCGCACGAATTCGGTCGCCACACTTTTTGCCTCCAGCGCTCCATTCGGTTGGAGGATGCACATCTCGCCTGGAACTCCGGCGAAGCGGTTCTCGACGGCCTGAACCTCTCCCTGGAGCGGGGGGAGTCCACTGCCATTGTCGGCGCGAACGGGGCCGGCAAGACCACCCTCGTGTCCGTATTCAATCGAATGCGCCCCCTGACCCGCGGGCGGCTCCTCGTAGACGAGATCCCCGCCGAGACCATTTCTCTCTCGAGCTTTCGGCGGGGGGTTTCGATCGTACCCGAGGAAGTGACCCTCTTTCGAGGGTCCTTCGCCGACAACGTCCTCTTGGGTCGCGAACTGGGGGACGTAGCGAAGGTCCTCGCGCGCTTGGAGGAGCTCGGATTCCGAGGATACCTCGACCGTTTTCCCGAGCGCTGGAGGACCCGGATCGGCGAAGGAAGCCGCCGACTCTCCGCCGGGGAGCGGCAGGTCGTCGGGTTTCTGAGAGCGCTCGCTTCGTCTCCGGCCCTCCTCCTCGTGGACGAGGGACTCAGGAGCACGGATGCCGAAACCGAAGAGATCCTCCTTACAATTATCCTGCGGTACCGGGAGGAACACGCTGTGCTCGTCGTGTCTCACGAGCCCCGAGTTGTCGTGCGGATGGATCGGGTGTGCGTCCTCGACGCCGGTCGGATCGTGGCCGAGGCACCGGCCGGCCAGATGTCCGACGAACCTCGTGCGCACGCCGTAGGACTTGGGGCTCCGATTCCCAGGCTCGATGTCCGGGCGAGCATATCGGAGGGCGTCAGGGCTCATGGGTCGCTCTGA
- a CDS encoding cyclase family protein produces MSELSNAGRWGPADERGTLNLITPGHTVTAAGLVREGYAVSLSHDYLKEAAEDATSPFGHEILGAGGQGAFVSDRFNVVFHGYAHSHLDALCHMSHQGISYNGFARSAISAEEGCPALAITTMKSGIATRGILVDIPRLRGVDYLEPGAPIYPEDLEAWEAETGVRIGPGDALLVRSGRWARRAEEGPWATGRLAAGLHASVAPWLHARGVAILGSDYTNDVLPSGVEGVAMPIHQLTLVAMGMPLFDNLDLEAVAQAAAERDRWEFFLVAAPLAVPGGTGSPLNPLAFF; encoded by the coding sequence ATGAGTGAGCTCTCGAATGCCGGGCGGTGGGGCCCGGCAGACGAACGAGGCACTCTGAATCTGATCACTCCCGGGCATACCGTGACTGCGGCCGGCCTGGTCCGAGAAGGCTACGCCGTCTCCCTTTCGCATGATTATCTCAAGGAGGCGGCCGAAGACGCGACCTCCCCCTTCGGGCATGAGATCCTCGGTGCCGGCGGCCAGGGCGCCTTCGTGAGCGACCGCTTCAATGTCGTCTTTCATGGGTACGCCCACAGCCATCTCGACGCTCTCTGTCACATGTCTCACCAGGGCATCTCGTACAACGGTTTCGCACGGAGCGCGATCTCGGCCGAGGAAGGATGCCCGGCCCTTGCGATCACGACCATGAAGTCGGGAATCGCGACTCGCGGCATTCTCGTGGACATCCCGCGGCTTCGAGGGGTGGACTATTTGGAGCCGGGCGCTCCGATTTACCCTGAGGACCTCGAGGCATGGGAGGCGGAGACCGGTGTAAGGATCGGCCCTGGCGACGCCCTTTTGGTGCGCAGTGGGCGCTGGGCGCGCCGGGCGGAGGAGGGACCGTGGGCCACCGGCCGCCTCGCTGCCGGCCTGCATGCATCCGTGGCTCCTTGGCTGCACGCGCGCGGCGTGGCCATTCTCGGGAGCGACTACACGAACGATGTCCTCCCCTCGGGGGTCGAGGGAGTAGCCATGCCAATCCACCAGCTCACACTCGTGGCGATGGGGATGCCACTTTTCGATAACCTGGATCTCGAAGCCGTGGCTCAGGCGGCCGCCGAACGTGACCGGTGGGAATTCTTCCTCGTGGCTGCCCCACTCGCCGTGCCGGGCGGGACCGGATCCCCGCTGAACCCGCTGGCCTTCTTCTGA
- a CDS encoding pyruvate carboxylase, with the protein MPSSKSFKRVMAANRGEIAIRVFRACTELGKQTIAIYSEEDSLALHRYKADEAYLLSSSKGPVDAYLDIEAIIALAVEKEVDAIHPGYGFLAENATFARRCAEEGIVFIGPSPEHLELFGNKLRARQLAVSAGVPVVPGTQDPVPDEAHALAFAREAGFPVIVKATAGGGGRGMRVAENEEELAEGLVVARREAGASFGNTTVYLEKYVRHPRHIEVQILGDGTGRVVHLWERDCSVQRRHQKIVEVAPAVGLDPDLRARICASAETLMRGTGYRGAGTVEFLVDQEGDHFFIEVNPRIQVEHTVTEMVLGLDLVQAQIRIAEGRDLAEAGVPDPVPPPRGYAIQCRVTTEDPENGFLPDAGRIAHYRSPGGFGVRLDGATAFTGGYVSPHYDSLLVKVCTTALRFEDAAKKMHRALLEFRIRGVKTNIPFLENVVTHPDFLSGRVDTGFVESHPELFDFRPRRDRGSRLLRYIGHIVVNGQEGGPRSRTKPSFRPAPVPTPPPVSPPPGETFKAVLDRDGPEAVVKRVHAADRVLLTDTTFRDAHQSLLATRVRTYDLVRIAEATGRLMPELFSMEVWGGATFDTAYRFLKEDPWERLESLRERIPHLLLQMLLRGQSLLGYSAYPDNAVRAFAREAARAGIDVFRIFDSLNWLPNMRVAIDAVREEGKLAEVAICYTGDILDPARTRYDLGYFVGLAKEFEGAGAHILGIKDMAGLLKPEAAYRLVSALRDAIGIPIHLHTHDSTGVGVATAARGTLAGAQLVDGCIDSLAGGTSQPSLRAIAAALQGTDRDPGLDLEALQPLNDYWGSARTSYSFLESGPAVPDAGAFRHQVPGGQYSNLKQQAEALGFRNRWREVVQAYHDADSLLGELIKVTPSSKAVGDLALFMVQHELTESTLLERAPELGFPESVVGLLQGKLGKPPYGFPEKLQRAVLKEIEPLEDRPGAYLPPTDFDSVRKELEALANENRLSEVPKDRELLSHVLFPDVYRTFVVHKAEYGDTSVLDSPTFFYGLEAGERVAAEIEPGKTLIIRLISVGEVRADGTRPVVFELNGHAREVRVRDVGITVDAALHPKADARDWKQVGASMPGKVVQLLARAGDSVHRGSRLVLMEAMKMETAITSPRDAVVEEILVHQGDSVDPGDLLVRLADVPETEGI; encoded by the coding sequence TTGCCCTCTTCCAAGTCCTTCAAGCGCGTGATGGCCGCGAATCGCGGCGAAATCGCGATTCGTGTCTTTCGGGCCTGCACCGAGCTCGGCAAACAAACCATCGCGATTTACAGCGAAGAGGACTCCCTCGCGCTCCATCGCTACAAGGCGGATGAGGCCTACCTCCTGTCCTCGAGCAAGGGACCCGTGGATGCGTATCTCGACATCGAGGCGATCATCGCCCTCGCCGTCGAAAAGGAGGTGGATGCAATCCATCCCGGCTACGGATTCCTGGCCGAAAACGCGACCTTCGCGCGCCGGTGCGCGGAAGAGGGAATCGTCTTCATCGGACCCTCTCCGGAGCACCTCGAGCTCTTCGGCAACAAACTCCGCGCGCGCCAACTCGCCGTCTCGGCAGGGGTCCCCGTGGTCCCGGGAACGCAAGACCCGGTTCCCGACGAGGCGCACGCCCTCGCCTTCGCGCGCGAAGCCGGTTTTCCGGTCATCGTGAAGGCGACGGCAGGTGGTGGGGGACGTGGGATGCGAGTTGCGGAAAACGAGGAGGAGCTCGCAGAGGGGCTTGTCGTGGCCCGCCGCGAGGCCGGCGCATCCTTCGGAAATACCACCGTCTATCTCGAGAAATACGTTCGGCACCCCAGGCACATCGAGGTCCAGATCCTCGGCGACGGAACCGGGCGCGTCGTGCATCTCTGGGAGCGGGACTGCTCGGTCCAGCGCCGGCACCAGAAGATCGTCGAAGTCGCACCGGCCGTGGGCCTCGATCCCGATCTTCGCGCTCGCATCTGCGCCTCGGCCGAAACCCTGATGAGGGGAACGGGCTATCGGGGCGCCGGCACGGTCGAATTTCTCGTGGACCAGGAAGGCGATCACTTCTTCATCGAAGTGAATCCCCGCATTCAAGTGGAGCACACGGTGACGGAGATGGTCTTGGGTCTGGACCTCGTCCAGGCCCAGATCCGAATCGCAGAAGGACGGGACCTGGCCGAAGCCGGAGTGCCCGATCCGGTTCCCCCGCCGCGGGGCTACGCGATTCAATGCCGGGTCACCACGGAAGATCCCGAGAACGGGTTCCTCCCTGACGCGGGAAGGATTGCCCACTACCGCTCGCCCGGCGGCTTCGGAGTGCGCCTCGATGGAGCCACGGCATTCACGGGGGGATACGTCAGCCCGCACTACGACTCGCTCCTCGTCAAGGTGTGTACGACCGCGCTCCGTTTTGAGGATGCCGCGAAGAAGATGCACCGCGCACTTCTCGAGTTCCGAATTCGCGGCGTCAAGACCAACATTCCGTTCCTCGAAAACGTCGTCACGCATCCGGATTTCCTTTCCGGCCGAGTGGACACCGGATTTGTCGAGAGCCATCCCGAGCTCTTCGACTTTCGCCCCCGCAGGGACCGAGGCTCGAGGCTCCTGCGCTACATCGGACACATCGTCGTCAACGGGCAGGAGGGTGGGCCGCGGTCACGGACGAAACCGTCCTTCCGCCCCGCCCCGGTACCCACTCCACCTCCCGTGTCCCCACCTCCGGGAGAGACTTTCAAAGCTGTCCTGGACCGGGACGGCCCCGAGGCGGTCGTCAAGCGAGTGCATGCCGCGGATCGGGTCCTCCTGACGGATACGACGTTTCGGGATGCCCACCAGTCGCTCCTCGCGACCCGCGTGAGGACCTACGACCTGGTGCGGATCGCGGAGGCAACCGGCCGGCTTATGCCGGAGCTCTTTTCCATGGAAGTCTGGGGGGGCGCGACCTTCGACACCGCCTATCGCTTCCTCAAGGAAGATCCCTGGGAACGCCTCGAGTCGCTGCGGGAGAGGATTCCGCATCTCCTCCTCCAGATGCTCCTCCGTGGCCAGAGCCTACTCGGATACTCCGCCTATCCCGACAATGCCGTGCGTGCCTTCGCGCGCGAGGCGGCGCGCGCCGGAATCGACGTGTTCCGAATCTTCGACTCGTTGAACTGGCTTCCAAACATGCGTGTGGCCATTGATGCGGTCCGGGAGGAGGGGAAGCTCGCCGAAGTGGCGATCTGCTACACTGGCGATATTCTCGACCCCGCACGTACGCGGTACGATCTCGGCTACTTCGTCGGTCTCGCAAAGGAATTCGAGGGGGCGGGCGCGCACATTCTCGGAATCAAGGACATGGCGGGGCTTCTCAAGCCCGAGGCCGCATACCGGCTCGTCAGCGCACTGCGAGACGCGATCGGCATTCCGATTCACCTCCATACCCATGACAGCACGGGGGTCGGGGTGGCGACTGCCGCGAGAGGCACCCTGGCTGGGGCCCAGCTCGTGGACGGCTGCATCGATTCCCTGGCCGGCGGAACATCTCAACCAAGTCTCCGCGCGATCGCCGCCGCCCTCCAGGGTACGGACCGCGACCCCGGCCTCGACCTCGAAGCGCTCCAGCCACTCAACGACTATTGGGGGTCCGCACGCACCTCCTACAGCTTCCTCGAGAGTGGTCCCGCGGTCCCGGATGCGGGCGCTTTCCGGCACCAGGTCCCAGGAGGGCAATATTCAAATCTCAAGCAGCAGGCAGAGGCGCTGGGATTCCGAAATCGCTGGCGCGAAGTCGTTCAGGCATACCACGATGCGGACTCGCTCCTCGGAGAGCTGATCAAGGTCACCCCCTCGTCGAAGGCCGTCGGCGACCTCGCCCTTTTTATGGTGCAACACGAGCTGACGGAATCCACTCTCCTGGAACGTGCCCCGGAGCTGGGTTTTCCGGAGTCCGTCGTCGGGCTCCTCCAAGGAAAGCTCGGAAAGCCACCCTACGGGTTTCCGGAGAAGTTGCAGAGGGCCGTTCTCAAGGAAATCGAGCCGTTAGAGGACCGCCCGGGCGCCTACCTCCCTCCCACCGACTTCGACTCGGTGCGGAAGGAACTCGAGGCTTTGGCGAACGAAAACCGTCTCTCCGAGGTGCCGAAGGATCGAGAGCTCCTCAGCCATGTGCTCTTCCCCGATGTCTACCGCACCTTCGTCGTGCATAAGGCCGAGTACGGAGACACATCGGTCCTGGACTCCCCCACTTTTTTTTATGGGCTGGAGGCCGGCGAGCGGGTCGCGGCCGAGATCGAACCGGGGAAGACGTTGATCATCCGGCTCATCTCGGTCGGCGAGGTGCGCGCCGACGGCACGCGACCGGTCGTCTTCGAGCTGAACGGACACGCCCGGGAAGTTCGCGTGCGGGACGTCGGAATCACCGTGGACGCCGCTCTGCACCCCAAGGCAGATGCCCGTGACTGGAAGCAGGTGGGCGCCTCGATGCCTGGAAAGGTCGTCCAGCTCCTCGCGCGCGCCGGCGACTCCGTACACCGGGGAAGCCGGCTCGTCCTCATGGAAGCGATGAAAATGGAGACCGCGATCACCTCACCGCGCGACGCCGTGGTGGAAGAGATCCTCGTCCATCAGGGGGACTCTGTCGACCCCGGCGATCTCCTCGTCCGGCTTGCGGACGTCCCCGAGACCGAAGGGATCTGA
- a CDS encoding DUF3500 domain-containing protein, with amino-acid sequence MLQRFRACAALATVASVSLHIPSPASAQTFDPVVGAQEAMAAAASDFLATLNGARRASAHLPFEDEVRMGWQYIPAEREGLLLADMTAVQRQRVHVLLRTALSGTGYLKITSVMQLEEVLRAIETAGFARSVEGYVVAVFGDPASGEPWGWRFEGHHVSLNFTSVAPGGLSATPLFLGSNPAEVRSGSWAGLRVLHREEDLARELLRSLSPDLRARAVVSPTPPNDILTRNDPVARELPVEGLPAGEMGSESRVLLLALLEEFAGNLDEGVAEAHLSAVRTAGVESLHFVWSGGVEAGEPHYYRIQGPTVLVEFDNVQGEGNHVHSVWRDLENDFGGDLLRRHYETADHTRNP; translated from the coding sequence ATGCTCCAGAGATTCCGCGCATGTGCCGCGCTCGCGACCGTCGCCTCCGTGTCGCTCCACATCCCTTCCCCGGCATCCGCGCAGACGTTCGATCCGGTGGTCGGCGCTCAGGAGGCGATGGCGGCCGCCGCCTCCGACTTCCTCGCCACGCTGAACGGAGCGCGCCGCGCGTCCGCCCACCTCCCCTTCGAGGACGAGGTGCGGATGGGATGGCAGTACATCCCGGCCGAGCGGGAGGGTCTCCTCCTGGCGGACATGACCGCGGTCCAGCGGCAGCGCGTGCATGTGCTTCTCCGCACGGCGCTGAGCGGCACGGGTTACCTGAAGATCACGAGCGTGATGCAGCTCGAGGAGGTCCTTCGGGCCATCGAAACGGCCGGATTCGCAAGGAGCGTCGAAGGATACGTCGTTGCCGTCTTCGGGGATCCCGCGTCGGGTGAGCCGTGGGGGTGGAGGTTCGAGGGGCATCACGTCTCCCTGAACTTCACGTCGGTCGCTCCCGGGGGGCTGTCGGCCACGCCTCTATTCCTCGGGAGCAATCCCGCCGAGGTCCGGAGCGGGTCATGGGCCGGGCTCCGGGTCCTCCACCGTGAAGAGGATCTCGCCCGCGAGCTCCTCCGCAGCCTCTCCCCCGACCTGCGCGCGCGCGCCGTCGTGTCGCCCACACCTCCGAACGACATCCTCACGCGCAATGACCCAGTGGCCCGGGAGCTCCCGGTGGAAGGGCTTCCGGCGGGGGAGATGGGTTCGGAGAGTCGGGTCCTCCTACTTGCGCTCCTCGAGGAGTTCGCGGGAAATCTGGACGAAGGGGTGGCCGAAGCGCACCTCTCCGCCGTGCGCACTGCCGGGGTGGAAAGTCTCCACTTCGTCTGGTCGGGTGGGGTCGAAGCCGGGGAGCCCCATTACTACCGGATCCAGGGACCCACCGTCCTCGTGGAATTCGACAACGTTCAGGGAGAGGGAAACCACGTCCATTCCGTGTGGCGCGATCTCGAAAACGACTTCGGCGGGGACCTGCTCCGGCGCCACTACGAAACCGCGGACCACACCCGGAATCCGTGA